The DNA segment ACCGGTGTGACCAGGGAAATGGTCCAAAGCGGGAAGTACCCCTTCGAGTTCGTCGGATGGAATAAGGTTGCGGAGCAGTTCTTGGCCGATGCCGACCCGACAAACGACATGACGCCGCAGGAGTTGTTAGAGGTCTGGAAATGGCAGCATCGACCTATCAGGTACGGTGACAAGCCCGACTATATCTTCGACGGAACCATAAGCGGACCTATTCCTATGACGCCAGTGGCTTTCCTCATCTCACAGCGGTACGAAAACCTCCAGCTTGTTTATCCTTTCAGCCGGAAGAATTCCATTGCGAGCAATACGATCGTGAAGTTCACGACCCAGCTTTCGCCGGGAACGAAGCTCTCGTTCAACAACGTCTACATCCTGCAGCGAGGTGTAAGCGGATCGATATACGAAGATACCAACGGAATGATTACCGGTACGCGTGAAGGGACAGAATACGCTCGGGATGTATTCTACTGGCGCTACATCTGGCACGATGCCAATTTCAACCCGATCGAGACACGGCTCTATAGAGGTGGCCTTAGCCTGAACCATGTTCTGAATCCCAAGAGCTACTTCGACCTGCGTTTGGAGTTTACGAATTTCAAAACGCGGCAAGAGCCGATCGCCTTGAGAGATACCACCAAAATCAAGAAGATCGGCAACCGATGGTACGATGAGGCTCCCTTTGGATACGTAGGGAGCCAGCTCGGACAGGGGATTACGGAGAAGTATGATATCCTCGGCGATTTCTTGATGTCTGGTGGAGGCCGAGGGCAAGACCATTCGAAGTATTGGGGCATCAAGTTCGCAGGCGACTTCGTGTACCAGGTCGATGTTCACAACCAGGTGAAAGCTGGCTTATCGGCCGAGTACATGGAGCTCAATGAGCGGCGTGAGGTGAACCACAGCCAGACGACGCAACCTTTTGAGGAAGCGCCTTGGTATTGGTGGTACTACGACGCTTATCCTGTCAAAATGGGAGCGTATGTGCAGGATAAGCTCGAGTACAGCGGGATGATTGCGAACTTTGGATTTCGAATTGACTATTTCAACCCGGCGAAAAGACCGTACAATCTGAATCCTGATTACATCTTCAAGGAGCTTCCGTATACCCTCCAGAATTTCCGGGCCAACGGCAATAACTTCGGCAAATTTCAGACCTCAGAACGGGCTTACAAGCTTTACTGGAGCCCACGTTTAGGCATATCGCATCCCGTGACCAGCACGAGCAAGATCTTTTTCAACTACGGGCATTTCTATCAACCGCCGGTTATGGACCAGCTATATACGGTTCAGCCCAGCGCCAGGCAGGTGATATTGCCCAATCTGAAGGCGGAATGGCCCAAGACAGTGGCGTACGAAATCGGTATCGAAAACGCGTTCAGGGAATTTCTGATTCGCTTCATGGGATACTATAAGGACGTGACGAACGAATTGAGCCAACAGAACATCGTTTCCTTCGATGCGGAGAACAACATTGCTACGTACGCGAACAACAGCTATTCGGACATCCGCGGCCTTGAGCTGAAGGTCGAGAAGCGGGTCGGACGCTGGTGGTACGGTTGGGTGGGCGTAGAGTACATGGTTCGAAGCCGGGGCTATACGGGCTTGCGATACATCTACGAAAATCGCCAGCTGGCCAAGCAGCAACGAGAGAGAACGACGCAGGAGCGGAACTGGCCCGTGCCTTCTGTAAAGGCGAATGTGACCTTCAGGACGCCGGCGGATTTCGGACCAAGATGGTTCGGATTGAGGCCCTTTGGTGACTGGCGGTTGAACATTCTCCAGGAATGGAGCGATGGTGGGAAGCAGCTCCTCAATCCCGAAGCTATGTTGAGCGAACAGCACTACGTCGACGTCATTGATTACTGGAACACCGACATGCTGCTGGAGAAGCGGATTCGATTTCGAGACATGCGCCTCGGTTTGTATCTGCAGATCAGGAACCTGTTCAATTACAAAGGATTCCCGAGCCCGTTGTACTGGAACAAGTATGTTGATTCGCTGCACTTCCCGTGGGAGACCGGTAGCCAGAAAGGGAACGACAAACTGGGCGAGTACAGGAAAGATTACATTGAGTTGGGTTGGAATACCTGGCAGCACTTTGTGAATCCGCGCGATGTATGGTTCGGAATCCGGATAGAGCTGTGAACAAGTCGCCATGAGTCGTGAACGATCCTAAGGCAATCCTCAGAAGGAGGCAGCAATGGACTACATTCGAAGGAACGTCCCCAACTCGCTTGTTTGGGTGACTGTATCCGGA comes from the candidate division KSB1 bacterium genome and includes:
- a CDS encoding TonB-dependent receptor, whose protein sequence is MKKFRVLGFLVVSVAVVLWLDGSAWGASKGKISGRVVDQRTGEPLPGCNVLLVGTAMGAATDENGYYFIINVPPGEYAVKATMMGYATEIQEKVRVNIDQTTTVNFALRQEAIPGETVVVEARRPVVQLDVSSSQTIVTSEAIQERPLDNLEEILATEVGVDLTASTEGSGLIVRGGGLNETDIVVDGLSTRNLRNQQPMTTLSLTAIKEIELLTGGFSAEYGEIRSGVVNVVTEEGSLNRYSLDVDARISPPGRKHFGPSPYGLDGPFWKVYAGPDAFTGVTREMVQSGKYPFEFVGWNKVAEQFLADADPTNDMTPQELLEVWKWQHRPIRYGDKPDYIFDGTISGPIPMTPVAFLISQRYENLQLVYPFSRKNSIASNTIVKFTTQLSPGTKLSFNNVYILQRGVSGSIYEDTNGMITGTREGTEYARDVFYWRYIWHDANFNPIETRLYRGGLSLNHVLNPKSYFDLRLEFTNFKTRQEPIALRDTTKIKKIGNRWYDEAPFGYVGSQLGQGITEKYDILGDFLMSGGGRGQDHSKYWGIKFAGDFVYQVDVHNQVKAGLSAEYMELNERREVNHSQTTQPFEEAPWYWWYYDAYPVKMGAYVQDKLEYSGMIANFGFRIDYFNPAKRPYNLNPDYIFKELPYTLQNFRANGNNFGKFQTSERAYKLYWSPRLGISHPVTSTSKIFFNYGHFYQPPVMDQLYTVQPSARQVILPNLKAEWPKTVAYEIGIENAFREFLIRFMGYYKDVTNELSQQNIVSFDAENNIATYANNSYSDIRGLELKVEKRVGRWWYGWVGVEYMVRSRGYTGLRYIYENRQLAKQQRERTTQERNWPVPSVKANVTFRTPADFGPRWFGLRPFGDWRLNILQEWSDGGKQLLNPEAMLSEQHYVDVIDYWNTDMLLEKRIRFRDMRLGLYLQIRNLFNYKGFPSPLYWNKYVDSLHFPWETGSQKGNDKLGEYRKDYIELGWNTWQHFVNPRDVWFGIRIEL